In the genome of Nonomuraea sp. NBC_00507, the window GTGGTGGACGGCGACCTCGGTGAGCGGGACATGCGCCGACTGGCGCTCCTGCACAAGGTGGGCAACGTTCCGGCGGCCTGGCAGGCCATGGTCCGGGCCCGGCCGAACATCCCGGGCACGTTGAACGGCGTTTTCGTTGCGACGGGGGACCTGGGCAAGCCGGTCACGCAGATTCGTCCGCTCGCTTCGCACAGCGGGCCGCGGTTTCGGCGAGGCCAGGGGTTCGATACGAATCCGGTGGTGTGGAAGGTTCTGCTGGAAAAGGGCGTCACGGTACGGGGTCCGGCTCCCGACGAGCTGGGCTTGGACCCGGAGCCGGGCAGGCTGCGCGAATGGAACCTGCGGCAACTGCACGGGTACTGGGCCACCTGGGCCGACAACGCGCTGTCGGGTAAGCCTCGGCGCAAGCCGCTGCTCCCGGCCCACCGGGTGGCGATAGCCGCCGTGTTGTCTCCTCCCCGGCTGCACCACACGATCGTGACGGGTGAGGTGATCTCGAAGGAGGCCGCGGCCGAGTACGCGCTGGATACCTTCGAGGCACGCTGGCATCCTCTGATCCGTCTGGCGCTGGCCCGCCGTCTCGGGGTGCCGGCGTCCGTCGATGCTTCTGTGAGCGACCCGCGCCGGTTGCCTCGCCTGGTGGGTGAGTTCATCCGCGACGTGATCGCGAGCGCGGACCGGCAGTGATCACCCTTGCTGGTCGGCGGTGCGAGGGCGATCGTCAGGGGCGGACAGGCGTCACTTGGTGGGACAGGTGGTCTCCTCGGCTGGGCGGATGCCGTAGGCGAGGAAGGCGGTGACGGCCCGGTCGCCGCAGGAGTTGCCGTTGGCGAGGTAGACGCCGTGGCCGCCGGAATCGACGGCGACCATCCGGGCGCGATCGCCGAGCGCGCGGCGCAGCTCGAGCGCGCCGTTGTACGGGGTGGAGGGATCGCGCAGGTTCTGGATGAGGAGGATGTTCGACGGGCCCTGCGAGGTGACGCGCGTGGCCGGCTCGGCCGGCTGGTAGTGCCAGAAGGAGCAGGGGCCCATGTCGACGGGCATGCCCGCGGTGAGGGGGTAGGCGGCGCGGTTGCGGCGTACGTCGCGGCGGTGGTGCTCGATCGACCGCGACCAGGTCACATCGTTGCAGATGGTGGCGCCCGCCACGGCGGCGGCGTTCTGGATTACGGCGTCGCCTGGCTGGGGCAGGACGGGCAGCGGCTGCCGGTCCTCGACGACTACCGCGTAGTTCGCCAGCCAGGCGCGTGCCACCCGCCGCGGGTCGGGGTCGTCGTTGCTGTCCAGCACGATGTCGCGGCCAGCGCGGCGGGAACCATGCGGTGGTCGGGCGTCTTGCCGGTACGGACAGCCCCACCACGAGTGGTGAAACAGGTGACCAGACCGATCAGGAATCGAGAAGCGCTGGTCAGCGGGCCGCAGCTAACGTGACGGCCATGGACATCACCATTCACACGACCGTCCTCCCGCACGACGACCCGGACGCCTCCCTGGCCTTCTACCGCGACATCCTCGGCTTCGAGGTACGCACCGATGTCGGACACGGCAAGATGCGCTGGATCACCGTGGGCCCTGTCGGCCAGCCCGGCACGTCCATCCTCCTGGCGCCCCCGGCCGCCGACCCCGGCATCACCGACGACGAGCGCCGCACCATCGCCGAGATGATGGCCAAGGGCACCTACGGCTGGATCCTGCTGGCCACCCGAGACCTCGACGACACCTTCGAGAAGCTGCAGGCCACCGACGCCGACGTCGTTCAGGAGCCGACGGAGCAGCCGTGGGGCGTGCGCGACTGCGCCTTCCGTGATCCCGCGGGCAACCAGGTACGCATCCAGGAGCTTCGCTGACCCGCCCGGCGAGTGCCGATCAGCGCTCACACGTCTCAGCCTCGATCGCGACACCGAGCATCGGCTCACCCACGACAAAGGTCTGGGTGCTGCCGTCGACCATCACCAACGTCTACAACCGGCTGAACGTCCCCACCCGGTAGGTCACTGGGGCCTGGGGTCGCGCGCCTTCAAAGGAGGTTCTCAATGAACGGGAACAAGTGGGTTCGGCAGATACACCGCTGGCTGGCCATTGCCTTTACGGTGACCGTCATCGTCACCACCGTCGCCTTGGTACAGGAGGAGCCCGTCGTCTGGGTGTCCTACGTGCCGCTGCTCCCGCTCGCCCTGCTCCTGTTCACCGGTCTGTACTTGTTCGTGCTGCCGCATGCCGCCAAGTGGCGCAGCAGGCGCGACACCGCTCGCGGGAAATGATCCGGGTGTGCTCGCCAGAAGGCCGCTGTTGATGCCGACGCCGAGGATGGCGTGGCTAAAGTGGCCCGATGCGTGAAACGCCAGAAGAACTCAACGAGCTCCAGGCCCTGCTCGACGCATCCCTGTCCCGCTCCACCACCCACCTCCGCTCGATCATCACCGAGCGCACCCTGACCGCGGATCAGCTCACCCAGATCCTGACCGGCATGTGCACCCTCGCCCTATCCACCGTGACAGCGAAGGGCGAGCCGCGGATCAGCGGCGTGGACGGGCACTTCCTGCACGGCAAGTGGTACTTCGGCACGGCGCGCAGCGCGGCCAAGGCCCGCCACCTCGCCGCCCGCCCCGCCGCCAGCGTCGCGCACATGCGCGGTGAGGACCTGGGCGTGTTCACGCACGGAACGGTGGAGATCCTCAATCCCGAGGATGGCGAGCCGGCCGAGGACTGGCCGGACCTGCTCGCGTACTTCAAGGACTTCTACGGCGAGGATGCCTTCGACTGGGACAACGACGTGGTCTACTACCGGCTGCGCCCGCACTGGATGACCGTCTACGCCTCCGACGTCGCGAAGCTCGCCGCCAAGTGACCGCAGCCTCATGAAACAGGCCTGAATCCCAGCCGTCCCGGCCGGTCGGGTACCGGCCGGGACGGCCTGAAGCTCTAACGCGCTCAGACTTCTTCCACGCTGCTCGGCTCGCGCCGGGACAGATCGATGCCGAGCTCCTCCGCGGCGCGGAAGACGTCCTCGTCGGTGTCGCGCATCTCGATGGACATGCCGTCGCTGGAGAGCACCTCGACGTTCAGGCACAGCGACTGCATTTCCTTGATGAGCACCTTGAAGGACTCCGGAATACCGGGCTCCGGGATGTTCTCGCCCTTGACGATGGCCTCGTAGACCTTCACGCGGCCATGGACGTCGTCGGACTTGATGGTCAGCTGCTCCTGCAGGGCGTAGGCGGCGCCGTACGCCTCCAGCGCCCACACCTCCATCTCACCGAAGCGCTGGCCACCGAACTGGGCCTTACCGCCGAGCGGCTGCTGGGTGATCATGGAGTAGGGGCCGGTCGACCGAGCGTGAATCTTGTCGTCGACCAGGTGCAGCAGCTTGAGGATGTAGATGTAGCCGACCGCGATGGGATAGGGGAACGGCTCGCCGGAGCGGCCGTCGAACAGTTGGGCCTTGCCACTGCGCTGCACCAGCCGATCCCCGTCACGGTTGGGGACAGTGCTGTCGAGCAGCCCGATGATCTCTTCTTCATTGGCGCCGTCGAAGACCGGGGTGGCGACGTTGGTGCGCGGGGCGACCTTCTCGAAGCCCTTGTCACGCAGCCGCTCGGCCCAGGCCTCCTGGATGCCCGAGATGTCCCAGCCGCGGGCGGCGATCCACCCCAGATGGGTCTCCAGCACCTGACCGACGTTCATCCGGCCGGGCACGCCCAGCGGGTTGAGGATGATGTCGACCGGGGTGCCGTCCTCCAGGAATGGCATGTCCTCGACCGGCAGGATCTTGGAGATGACGCCCTTGTTGCCGTGCCGGCCGGCCAGCTTGTCACCGTCGGTGATCTTACGCTTCTGCGCCACATACACGCGCACCAGCTCGTTCACACCCGGAGGCAGCTCGTCGCCCTCCTCACGGGAGAACACCCGCACCCCGATGACCTTGCCCTGCTCGCCGTGCGGCACCTTCAGCGAGGTGTCGCGCACCTCACGCGCCTTCTCACCGAAGATCGCACGCAGCAGCCGCTCCTCCGGCGTCAGCTCGGTCTCACCCTTCGGGGTGACCTTGCCGACCAGGATGTCACCCGGCACGACCTCGGCGCCGATCCGGATGATGCCGCGCTCGTCGAGGTCGGCCAGGACCTCCTCCGACACGTTCGGGATGTCCCGGGTGATCTCTTCGGGGCCGAGCTTGGTGTCCCGGGCGTCGACCTCGTGCTCCTCGATGTGGATCGAGGACAGCACGTCGTCCTGGACCAGCCGCTGAGACAAGATGATGGCGTCTTCGTAGTTGTGGCCCTCCCACGGCATGAACGCCACCAGCAGGTTCTTACCCAGCGCCATCTCGCCCTTGTCGGTGCACGGGCCGTCGGCGATGACCTGGTTGACCTCCACCCGGTCACCCTCGGCGACGATGGGCTTCTGGTTGAAGCTCGTGCCCTGGTTGGAGCGCTTGAACTTGGCCACCCGGTAGGTGGTGCGGGTGCCATCGTCGTTCATCACGGTGATGTAGTCGGCCGAGACCTCCTCCACCACGCCCGCCTTCTCGGCGCTGATGACGTCACCGGCGTCGGTCGCGGCACGGTATTCCATGCCGGTGCCGACCAGCGGCGCCTCGCTCTTGAGCAGCGGCACCGACTGCCGCTGCATGTTCGCGCCCATCAACGCCCGGTTGGCGTCGTCATGCTCGAGGAACGGGATCATCGCCGTGGCCACCGACACCATCTGGCGCGGCGACACGTCCATGTAGTGCACGTCGCCCGAGCGGATGTGCTCGAACTCGCCACCCTTGCGCCGTACGAGCACCCGGTTTTCAGCGAAGCTGCCGTCCTCCGTCAGCGCGGAGTTCGCCTGGGCGATGATATAGCGGTCCTCCTCATCAGCGGTGAGGTAGTCGACCTGGGAGGTCACCTTGCCGTCGACGACCTTGCGGTAAGGCGTCTCGACGAAGCCGAAGGGGTTGAGGCGCCCGAAGCACGCGAGGTAGCCGATGAGGCCGATGTTCGGGCCTTCGGGGGTCTCGATCGGGCACATCCGGCCGTAGTGGGACGGGTGCACGTCACGGACCTCCATGCCCGCCCGCTCACGGGACAGACCACCGGGGCCGAGCGCGTTCAGACGCCTCTTGTGGGTCAGGCCGGCCAGCGGGTTGGTCTGGTCCATGAACTGCGACAGCTGCGAGGTGCCGAAGAACTCCTTCATTGACGCCACGACCGGGCGAATGTTGATCAGGGTCTGCGGCGTGATCGCCTCGACGTCCTGCGTGGTCATGCGCTCACGCACGACGCGCTCCATGCGGGCCAGGCCCAGGCGGACCTGGTTCTGGATCAGCTCGCCGACACTGCGGATGCGGCGGTTGCCGAAGTGGTCGATGTCGTCGATCTCCACGACGACCTCACCCATCGAAGCCTCGCCGGCGTGCAGCCGGACGATGTATTCGATCATCGAGACGATGTCGTCTTCGGTCAGCGTGCCGTGCGTGATCTCCGAGTCGACACCGAGCTTCTTGTTGATCTTGTAGCGGCCCACCTTGGCCAGGTCGTACCGCTTGGGGTTGAAGTAGAGATTCTCCAGCAGAGTCTGCGCCGACTCCTTGGTCGGCGGCTCACCCGGCCGCAGCTTGCGGTAGATGTCCAGCAGCGCGTCATCCTGGCCGGCCGTGTGGTCCTTCTCCAGGGTGGCCCGCATCGACTCGTACTGGCCGAACCGCTCGAGGATCTTGTCGCTGGTCCATCCCAGTGCCTTGAGAAGCACGGTGACGGCCTGCTTGCGCTTACGGTCGATGCGCACACCGACACTGTCACGCTTGTCGATCTCGAACTCGAGCCAGGCACCACGCGACGGGATGACCTTGCAGCCGTACAGATCCTTGTCCGACGTCTTGTCGACATTACGTTCGAAGTAGACGCCGGGCGAACGGACCAGCTGCGAGACCACGACACGCTCGGTGCCGTTGATGATGAACGTGCCCTTCGGCGTCATGAGCGGGAAATCACCCATGAACACCGTCTGGCTCTTGATCTCACCAGTGGTGTTATTGATGAACTCCGCCGTCACGAACATCGGGGCGGAGAAGGTCATGTCCTTGTCTTTGCACTCATCGACTGAGTACTTCGGCGGCTCGAACCGGTGGTCGCGGAACGACAAGGACATGGTCCCCGAGAAGTCCTCGATGGGACTGATCTCTTCGAAGATCTCTTCGAGGCCCGACTGGGTCGGGACGTCCTTGCGCCCGGCCTGACGAGCCGCCTCTACCCGGGCCTTCCACTTCTCGTTTCCGAGCAGCCAATCAAACGACTCGGTCTGCAGAGCGAGAAGGTCAGGAACTTCGAGAGGCTCCTGGATGCGCGCGAAAGAGACGAGACGGGGACCAGCGGGTACGGCGGAGGCGTTGCGCGAGGCTGCCAACAGATGTCCTTCCGAGGGCTCGCGGCGGACTGACTACACGCACGCCAGACAACCTCGCAACGTGAGCAAGCATCGCGGGTCGTCAAAAAAGGGAGCGTGGAAGCCCGAGCGTACTCGCTCTAATAGAATTTGTCCACGCTCACGCAGACCAATCTTCCCGGTCGCATTTTCATAATGGCGTATGCCGCTCCGCTTGTCAATCCCCAATGCCGCTCGTCGGTAGTTCCTCCTGATAGTCGGGATAACGTCGCCGGCCCGGGTAAAGGCGGCGAGAAACTACTTTCGAGGAGTGGAGCGTCGGCGAAGCCAGCCGGCCGCACGATGCGCGACCGGGCCGAGCAGGCTGACCTCTCTGGTGGCCTTCTTCAGCGCCTGAACGGCATTCTGCGACTCCGCCGTGACCTCTTTCAGCTTCGCCGTCGTGCGCCGCAACTCGGTGGTGAGCCGGTCCAGGTCGCTCTCCGGCGACGCGGGCTTCGGCTTCTTGCGCTGGTTGACGCGTACGAGCTCCCGATCCCCGAGGGCATCCGTCGTGTGCCACAGATCGGTACGGGACTTGAGCCATTCGAGCAGGCGCCGCTGGACGGGCAACGGATCGCCCCACGTGGCGTACAGCTTCTGCGTGCTGATGCAGACCGGCGCCAGCCCGAGGCCGGCGACCGCCTCCCAGACCGCGAGCGCGACGCCCGGCGTGTGCTCGCTGCGGTAGTCGTCGAAGACGACGATCCCATCCTCCTTGAGCACGGTCCGCGCCGCCAGGACGTCACCCTTGACGTGTGCGTACAGGTGCGACGCGTCGACGTGAACGAACCTGCAGGTGTCCGCCTTCACATGATCGAGGATGATCGACGTCGGCCCGTGCACGATCTCGGGCAGGGTGTCGTGGACGCTCAGATAGTTCTGCTCGAACTGGTGGCGGGTGAGCGTCGAGTACGACCCCGTGGTCTCGGCGTTGTTGTGCGCGTCCGGCGCGTCCGACTCGAACAGGTCGCAAACGGTGAAGGTCTCTCCCTGCCGCATATGCCCGCCGATCAGGACGGCGCTCTTGCCGAGGTACGTCCCGAGTTCGAGGACGTCGCCCGAGGCGCCACCCGACAGGAACCACTCGAACAGGCGCTGGTCGGTCGGCCAGAACCAGCCGGGAATGCGCTCGAGCGCGGCGGTGAGATCCGGTGTCGACATGCCCGGACGCTAGCAGCCCCGGTTTCCGAGGCAGAAGAGAGTTTGCCGCATGGTCATGGAGAGGTCGCTGGGAGTTCCAACAGCCGGGCGAGCGGATGGCTGAAACGGATTCGGGCACGTATCGATCGCCGCCACCGGCGCGTTACGAGTGATGGTCGCCGCGAGGGGAACCGGAACGCCTGCGGGCTCCTCGCCCGCGGCACACCGCCGGATGTACGCGTTGCGGGCGGCAGGGCCGCCTGTGGCGGGGTTCGGCACCTCGCACACGTTGGTGACCAGCCAGTTGACGAGGGTCATCATCGCCCGACGGACCTCCCGGAACCAGGGCATCGGCATACACCCGGCCCTGAGGATGAGGTCACCTCACTGGCGCCATGCGCAACCGGCCATGCCGCCCGACGGATGACCCCGTGCCCGCCGGACTGCCGCACCACGGCGGCCCGGCCAAGGAGCCAACCGCTGCCGCTGCCCGCGTGGAGGCTGCCCGCGCCCGCGGGAAGAGAGTCTTCAGGTGGTGAGTTCCAGGCCGCCGTCGATGGTGAGGACCTGGCCGGTGATCCAGGTGGCACCGGGGTCGGCGAGGTGCACGATCCAGGCAGCCACTTCCTCGGGAGTGCCGCGGCGACCGAGCGGGATGCGGGCGGTCTCGTCTTGCTTGATCTGCTCGACCACGGTGTCGGGCAGGCCGGCCGCGGTCAGGGCCTCGCTTTCTGTGGGGCCGGGGGCAAGGGCGTTGACGCGGATGCCGTCGGCGGCCAGCTCCAGCGCCCAGCTGCGGGTCAGCTGCTCCAGGGCGGCCTTGGTGGCGGCGTAGTGGGCGGCGCCGGGCAGGGGGCAGTGGCCGTAGGTGCTGGAGATGTTGATGATCGTGCCGCGGTTGGCGCGCAGGTGCGGCAGCGCGGCGTGGGCGAGCAGGCTCGGCGCGGTGACGTTGAGGGACAGGAGGTCGGCGATGCGTGCGGCGTCGGTCTCGGCCAGAGTCATGACGGCGGTGGCGCCGGCGTTGTTGACCAGGACGTCCAGGCGCCCCCAGCGGTCGACGGCCGCCTCGATGATCGCGGGTGGCGCGCCGGCGGAGGTGATGTCGGCGGCCAGGGTGGTGATGTTCGGATGGTGGGCGGCGGTCTGATGCAGGGCTTCGGCGCGGCGTCCGACGCCGAGCACGTGCGCTCCGGCGCGGGCGAGGGCGATCGCGGTGGCGCGGCCGATCCCGGATCCGGCTCCGGTGACGATCGCGACATGGTTTTGCAGGTGCCTGGCGGGTGGGACGGTCATGTCGCCCTCCTTTGTTCGTTGTTCGTGAAACATCGAACAAGCTATCATGGTGGAATGAAGCAGGTGCACCACCCCGAAGTGGGCGAGATCGGGCTGACCGCGGTGATGGCCGCCCTCAGTGATCCCATCCGGGTCGGTCTGGTGCGGGTGCTGGCGGACGGTCGTGAGCGCGGGTGGGGCGAATTGCGGGCGCCGGTGGCCAAGTCGACGCTCAGCCACCATCTGCGAGTCCTGCGTGATGCCGGGCTGACCCGCACCCGTCAGGAGGGCACCCGCTGCTTCGTGGCCTTACGCACACAGGATCTGCAGGCCCGCTTCCCCGGGCTCCTCCAGGTGGTGCTGGCCGCGGCCGAGGATGAGGAAATCGGTCACCAGGTGAGTCTGAAGGACGATCGGCAGCCTGCCTGAAGGCGCTGACGATCGCTCGAGTCCTCAACGTGCTGGGTGCCGCGCTGTCACAATTCGGCATGCTGTCCGGTCTTTCAGACCGACCAGGTGTTGCGGACCGACAGGAGCGAGAGCTTGCCACCAGCCAGCACCACCATCCGGATCCGGGTTCGGATGAGCGCGCGTGCCATCGATGAGCCGCACCGCGCTTCGAGCCAGCTCGAGCTGCTGTTCGATCTCACCTTCGTGGTCGCGGTCGCGGCCGTCACCGCCCAGTTCGCGCACAGCATCGCCGACGGTCATGCCCTCACCGGTCTGGTCCCGTTCCTGCAGGTGTTCTTCGCGATCTGGTGGGCGTGGATGAACTTCACGTGGTTCGCCTCGGCCTACGACACCGACGATGTCGCCTACCGGCTGCTGACCATGGTGCAGATGGCCGGTGTGCTGGTCCTCGCCGCCGGTGTGCCCGCCGCGGCCGAGCACTCCGACTACAGGATCGTCACACTGGGCTACCTCGTCATGAGGATCGGTCTCGTCGCCCAATGGCTGCGAGCCGGCCTCGAAGACCCGGCCGGCCGTCGCACCGCGCTGCGCTACGCCGCCGGCCTCAGCATCCTGCAGCTGGGATGGATTCTTCGCTTCCTCCTCGCGGAAGCGGGTGGCCTGCCCGCATTCGCCGATCTGCCGTCCTACGTCGGCCTGGCCATCCTCGAGCTCGCTGTACCCCGGTGGGCGGGAGGGGCCAGGGCCACCAACTGGCACCCGCACCACATCGCCGAGCGCTACGGCCTGTTCACGATCATTCTGCTCGGTGAGAGCGTCCTGGCCGCGAGCAGGGGAGTGGAAAGAGCGCTCGAAGCGGACGAGATCAGCAGCCCTTTCATCGTCATCGCCGTCTGCGGCCTCGTCCTGTTGTTCGCTCTTTGGTGGCTCTACTTCCTCATAGAGTCGGGGGAAGGTCTCCATGACCGCCGTCATCGGTCATGGCTGTGGGGATACGGCCACTACGGCATCTTCGCGGCCCTGGCGGCCCTCGGCGCCGGGCTCGAAGTGGCGGTGGAGCAGAGCGGGCACGACATCGCGGCGTCACCGCTGGCACTCGGCTACGCCGTCGCCATCCCGGTCGCCGTGTATCTCGCTGCGTTGTGGGCGGTGCACGCCCTCGTCGCAGAGCCCGTCATCCGTCCCGCCGCAGTTGTGGTCTGCGTCACCGGCATCCTGCTGCTGCCGCTCGCCTCACGCCCGATCGGAGTGGCCGGCGTGGTCGCGGCGATCACCGCCGGCTGCGTTCTGCTGGTCGCCGTCACGATCGCGACCACGGCGGTTCGGGCTCGCGCCGGAGTGCGTCGCCCTGAGCCGGAGCCCTCCAGCTCTGGCGTGTCGTGAAGGAGACCACAAGGATCACGCTTGCGCCGGGTCGGAGCCGGTGGACACTGCGGTGAGCTTGGCCGGGTTCACCATCCACAGGACCTGGTCGATGCCCTGCTCCGAGGCGTTGACCGTGATGACCCCGAACACCCGCCCGTCGCGGCTCAGCAGCGCGGAGGGCTGCCCGTTCGTGCTCCCCCAGGCCACCTCTACCCCGGCCCAGAAGCGGGGCGAGAACGCCCTGACGACCTTCGCCAGCCGCGACGCCCCCACCACAGGAAAGCGGGTGGCGCCGCGCACGACGCCGCCGCTGTCGGTGTAGCTGATCACGTCGGCGGCGAAGAGCTCTTCCAGCGCGGTCAGGTCGCCGGCGCGGGCTGCGGCGACGAAGGCCTTCAGCAGCCTGCGTTGTTCGTCCCTGGTCACGGGCGTGCGTCGTTCGACGAGCACGCGCTTGCGGGCTCTGCTGACGAGCTGGCGTACGGCCGGCTCGTTGAGCTGGATGATGTCGGCGATCTGCCGGTAGGGGTACTCGAACGCCTCCCGCAGCACGTACGCCGCCCGTTCCGTGGGTGAGAGCCTCTCCAGCAGAAGCAGGACCGCGAACTCCAGAGCCTCACCCCGCTCCGCGCCGAGGTGTGGATCCGCGCTGGTGTCGACGGGCTCGGGCAGCCACGGGCCGATGTAGGTCTCACGGCGGGAGCGGGCGGACTGAGCGGCGTTGATGGCCAGCCGCGTGATCGTCTTGGCCAGGAACGCGGGCGGGTTGTCCACCGTGGAGCGGTCATAGCGCTGCCAGCGCAGCCAGACCTCCTGCACCAGATCCTCGGCCTCGGTGACGCTGGACAGCATCCGGTACGCGATCCCGAACAGGCGCGGCCGGACACCGGCGAACACCGCCGCAGCCTGTTCGAGATCTTCCGGTTCGCCGGATTCACTCGCCGGCACGGTATCCGCCACAGTCATCACCCCTGCTCCGGCGTCCCCTTTCGCCGGTAGTCCGGGACCTTCCTGGACCGTTATCTGCCGCCCTACCCCTTGAGCGACGGGGCCAGGCCGATGGCGAGTAACAGTCCAGGAAGATCTCTCGGTCACGCCATGCTACGCGGCGATCATCGCCGCCCTGCTAGCAGGTGCGCACCGGGGTCAGACTCCGAACGCCGCCGGGTAGCGGATGGTGCCGGTCGGCACGGGCCGGGTGGGGTCGAAGACCAGCGCCATCATGTATTTGTCCTCGACGTCGAAGGGCGGCCGGATGGAGTATCCGGAGGCCGGTGTGAAGCCGAAACGCGGGTAGTACTCGGCGTGGCCGAGCACGAGCACGAGGTTCTCGCCCTGCTCGCGGGCGGCTCGCAGGGCGGCGTGGATGGCGGCCGAACCGGCACCGCGCCGCTGGTGCTCAGGTTTGACGGCGCACGGGCCCAGGGTGAGCGCTGGAGAGCCGTCGACGAGGCAGCGGGTGAGCAGCGCGAACCCGGCGATGCCGCCGTCGGGAGCCTGGGCGACCCAGGACAGGCCGGGGATCCATGCCTGCGGGTCGGCACGCAGAGCCTCGACGAGGTCGGCCTCGTGAGAGGTGGGGAAGGCGGCGAGGTTGACCTCGCGGATCTGGCCATGGTCGGCGGCGGTTTCGGGGCGGGTGATCCACGAGGTGGTCATAAGAGGTATGAGTCCTTTTCCAACGCCGAACGATCGGCAGCCTAGCAAGAGGAGGAGCCTGCCCGGTCCCCATGCCAGGACCGCCACAGCGCCGCGTACGTCCCCCCGGCGGCCACCAGCTCCTCATGCCCGCCGAGTTCCACCACCCGCCCCTCCTCCATGACGGCAACCCGATCCGCATCACGAGCCGTCTGCAGGCGATGCGCGATGGCGATCACCGTCCGCCCCTCCAGAACGGCGGCCATCGCCCGCTCCGTGT includes:
- a CDS encoding SDR family NAD(P)-dependent oxidoreductase, translated to MTVPPARHLQNHVAIVTGAGSGIGRATAIALARAGAHVLGVGRRAEALHQTAAHHPNITTLAADITSAGAPPAIIEAAVDRWGRLDVLVNNAGATAVMTLAETDAARIADLLSLNVTAPSLLAHAALPHLRANRGTIINISSTYGHCPLPGAAHYAATKAALEQLTRSWALELAADGIRVNALAPGPTESEALTAAGLPDTVVEQIKQDETARIPLGRRGTPEEVAAWIVHLADPGATWITGQVLTIDGGLELTT
- a CDS encoding VOC family protein, with product MDITIHTTVLPHDDPDASLAFYRDILGFEVRTDVGHGKMRWITVGPVGQPGTSILLAPPAADPGITDDERRTIAEMMAKGTYGWILLATRDLDDTFEKLQATDADVVQEPTEQPWGVRDCAFRDPAGNQVRIQELR
- a CDS encoding class I SAM-dependent methyltransferase, giving the protein MSTPDLTAALERIPGWFWPTDQRLFEWFLSGGASGDVLELGTYLGKSAVLIGGHMRQGETFTVCDLFESDAPDAHNNAETTGSYSTLTRHQFEQNYLSVHDTLPEIVHGPTSIILDHVKADTCRFVHVDASHLYAHVKGDVLAARTVLKEDGIVVFDDYRSEHTPGVALAVWEAVAGLGLAPVCISTQKLYATWGDPLPVQRRLLEWLKSRTDLWHTTDALGDRELVRVNQRKKPKPASPESDLDRLTTELRRTTAKLKEVTAESQNAVQALKKATREVSLLGPVAHRAAGWLRRRSTPRK
- a CDS encoding low temperature requirement protein A, with product MSARAIDEPHRASSQLELLFDLTFVVAVAAVTAQFAHSIADGHALTGLVPFLQVFFAIWWAWMNFTWFASAYDTDDVAYRLLTMVQMAGVLVLAAGVPAAAEHSDYRIVTLGYLVMRIGLVAQWLRAGLEDPAGRRTALRYAAGLSILQLGWILRFLLAEAGGLPAFADLPSYVGLAILELAVPRWAGGARATNWHPHHIAERYGLFTIILLGESVLAASRGVERALEADEISSPFIVIAVCGLVLLFALWWLYFLIESGEGLHDRRHRSWLWGYGHYGIFAALAALGAGLEVAVEQSGHDIAASPLALGYAVAIPVAVYLAALWAVHALVAEPVIRPAAVVVCVTGILLLPLASRPIGVAGVVAAITAGCVLLVAVTIATTAVRARAGVRRPEPEPSSSGVS
- a CDS encoding alpha/beta hydrolase, which codes for MLDSNDDPDPRRVARAWLANYAVVVEDRQPLPVLPQPGDAVIQNAAAVAGATICNDVTWSRSIEHHRRDVRRNRAAYPLTAGMPVDMGPCSFWHYQPAEPATRVTSQGPSNILLIQNLRDPSTPYNGALELRRALGDRARMVAVDSGGHGVYLANGNSCGDRAVTAFLAYGIRPAEETTCPTK
- the rpoB gene encoding DNA-directed RNA polymerase subunit beta, producing the protein MAASRNASAVPAGPRLVSFARIQEPLEVPDLLALQTESFDWLLGNEKWKARVEAARQAGRKDVPTQSGLEEIFEEISPIEDFSGTMSLSFRDHRFEPPKYSVDECKDKDMTFSAPMFVTAEFINNTTGEIKSQTVFMGDFPLMTPKGTFIINGTERVVVSQLVRSPGVYFERNVDKTSDKDLYGCKVIPSRGAWLEFEIDKRDSVGVRIDRKRKQAVTVLLKALGWTSDKILERFGQYESMRATLEKDHTAGQDDALLDIYRKLRPGEPPTKESAQTLLENLYFNPKRYDLAKVGRYKINKKLGVDSEITHGTLTEDDIVSMIEYIVRLHAGEASMGEVVVEIDDIDHFGNRRIRSVGELIQNQVRLGLARMERVVRERMTTQDVEAITPQTLINIRPVVASMKEFFGTSQLSQFMDQTNPLAGLTHKRRLNALGPGGLSRERAGMEVRDVHPSHYGRMCPIETPEGPNIGLIGYLACFGRLNPFGFVETPYRKVVDGKVTSQVDYLTADEEDRYIIAQANSALTEDGSFAENRVLVRRKGGEFEHIRSGDVHYMDVSPRQMVSVATAMIPFLEHDDANRALMGANMQRQSVPLLKSEAPLVGTGMEYRAATDAGDVISAEKAGVVEEVSADYITVMNDDGTRTTYRVAKFKRSNQGTSFNQKPIVAEGDRVEVNQVIADGPCTDKGEMALGKNLLVAFMPWEGHNYEDAIILSQRLVQDDVLSSIHIEEHEVDARDTKLGPEEITRDIPNVSEEVLADLDERGIIRIGAEVVPGDILVGKVTPKGETELTPEERLLRAIFGEKAREVRDTSLKVPHGEQGKVIGVRVFSREEGDELPPGVNELVRVYVAQKRKITDGDKLAGRHGNKGVISKILPVEDMPFLEDGTPVDIILNPLGVPGRMNVGQVLETHLGWIAARGWDISGIQEAWAERLRDKGFEKVAPRTNVATPVFDGANEEEIIGLLDSTVPNRDGDRLVQRSGKAQLFDGRSGEPFPYPIAVGYIYILKLLHLVDDKIHARSTGPYSMITQQPLGGKAQFGGQRFGEMEVWALEAYGAAYALQEQLTIKSDDVHGRVKVYEAIVKGENIPEPGIPESFKVLIKEMQSLCLNVEVLSSDGMSIEMRDTDEDVFRAAEELGIDLSRREPSSVEEV
- a CDS encoding ArsR/SmtB family transcription factor encodes the protein MKQVHHPEVGEIGLTAVMAALSDPIRVGLVRVLADGRERGWGELRAPVAKSTLSHHLRVLRDAGLTRTRQEGTRCFVALRTQDLQARFPGLLQVVLAAAEDEEIGHQVSLKDDRQPA
- a CDS encoding pyridoxamine 5'-phosphate oxidase family protein is translated as MRETPEELNELQALLDASLSRSTTHLRSIITERTLTADQLTQILTGMCTLALSTVTAKGEPRISGVDGHFLHGKWYFGTARSAAKARHLAARPAASVAHMRGEDLGVFTHGTVEILNPEDGEPAEDWPDLLAYFKDFYGEDAFDWDNDVVYYRLRPHWMTVYASDVAKLAAK
- a CDS encoding nucleotidyltransferase domain-containing protein; protein product: MARAVSRYLSVADRLLPERIGDFYVVGSVALGAWREGRSDIDFVAVVDGDLGERDMRRLALLHKVGNVPAAWQAMVRARPNIPGTLNGVFVATGDLGKPVTQIRPLASHSGPRFRRGQGFDTNPVVWKVLLEKGVTVRGPAPDELGLDPEPGRLREWNLRQLHGYWATWADNALSGKPRRKPLLPAHRVAIAAVLSPPRLHHTIVTGEVISKEAAAEYALDTFEARWHPLIRLALARRLGVPASVDASVSDPRRLPRLVGEFIRDVIASADRQ